The Desulforegula conservatrix Mb1Pa region ATAGCGGTTATTGCCAGACCGACGGCTATGCCGGTTACGATTGTCTTGAAAAAGACCTTGGCATAAAGCTTCTTGGTTGTTTCAGCCACGCTCGTCGCTATTTCATAAAAGTCATCGACGCAAGGCCCAAGAAAGACAAAGGCAAGGCCGGTAGCCCTGAGCAGGCCCTCGCCTATATTCAAAAACTCTACAGAATAGAACGCGAGGCAACGGATAAAAATCTTTCTGCCGAAGAAATATTTGAACTTCGCCAGCAAAAATCAAAACCTGTCCTTGATGATTTCAAGAACTGGCTGGATAAAAGATCGCCCCAGACGCCTCCTTCAAGCCTGCTTGGCCGGGCTTTAAATTACACTCTTTCGAACTGGGACAGACTGATAAAATATATTGAGGACGGCAATCTCAAGCCTGACAACAATGCCGCTGAAAACGCGATAAGGCCTTTCGTGGTCGGAAGAAAGAACTGGCTCTTCTCAGGACATCCCAACGGAGCCCATGCTTCATCTGTTCTTTACAGTCTTGTCGAATCTGCAAAAGCAGCAAAGCTCGAGCCGTATGCATATCTTAAACTCATCTTCGAAAAAATACCACTCGCGCAGAATGAAGAGGATTATAGAGCTTTGCTCCCTATATCTGTCACATCACAAATTTCCACGTAGTTGGCTGGATGCTTACTTATCAACCATAATCAGCAAGGAGAAAAAAATGAAGACCATGCAAAAAAACAGTCTCATGACAGCATTATTCTTTTTTATTATTCTCGCAATGACAGGGGCATCATTTCCTGCAAAAAGCTTTTCTGCGGAGGGAGGCGCTGGATCTGCTTCAGTTCAGTTGAACACCATCCCCATTGTTGACAATCTGCTTGCTTTCAAGGGTAAGCCAGTGACCGTCACTCTTTCATCCGGCCAGGCAATCACAGGAATCGTTAAAGACGCAAAAAATGGGATTCTTCATCTTGAAAAAATATCCCAGAAGGAATTCTACGACGCTGTTATTCTGATTGACAGAATAAACGCTGTGGAAGCAAGGGTAAGGGAAAAACTATAGCAGACTGTGGGCGTGGCAGTCCTGCCACAAAACATTCCCTTGACTTGTAACTGTGCATGGAAAAAAGACCCGCCAAAGTCAAGGCATTTTCGATTTATGATTGGTGCTTAATGGAATGTTGGCCTACATGCATCAATCATAAAACCAAATTCTAAAATCGAAAATCATGGTGTCGGATTATGAGCAAAGGACGCTCTAATCCGACCTACATTTTTATTTAAGACAGCATTTTTTGTATTTTTTACCACTTCCGCACGGACAGGGTTCATTCCTGCCTATCTTTTCAGGCTTGATTATCGGTGCAGAAGGAGATGATTGAGGAATAAAGCCCAAGTTGTCATGATCATAATCAGATTCCTCGTCGTCCGAGTCTTCCATAAAACTAAAAAAGGACTTCCTCTCTGTGGCTCTTTCAGTTCTCATCCCAAATGCTATCTCAACATCTTCAAGATCTCCGCAGATAGAGTCATCGACTCTTTCATTGATATAAGCGTTCCTGATTATATCAATTTTGTCTGTCGCATTCACATCCATTAATAACGACACCAGTATCCCATTCAGGTATTCATCATTAAGCATGCATTTATCAAGTTGGGCAGCAATGATATTTGTGCATTCATCTTTAAGCTCCAGATTTTTAAGACCTATATACTCTATGTATTCGGCCGCTCTAACCCTTCCGTATGTATTATTATGGGGATCGGCAAGGTATTTTTTAAGCGGGTCCAGGGAGGGTTTCCCGATCAGAGGAAAAACCTGAAGAAAATCATTTCCCATCCACTCATCGTCAAATTCATCAATCCTGTAGATCAGTGAAATAAGAGGCTCTACCGCATCGGCAGCCTTAAGTTGTCCAAGCGCCCTGCAGGCATGCACCGTAGCCCAAATTTCAGCAGTTCCAGCTTCGGCATCAAGAAGCTCCTCGTCTGTGGCCATTTTAATAAGCTCCGGAATATGCTCTTCTGTTATTCCGAACTGAGTGTAGTCCATCCAGTCATCTTCAAGGTCTTTTTCTCCATGAGTAAGCAGGACATCCACGGGGGGTAAGTATATATTTTTCATCATTTTAGTCCTGTAAGGTTAAACTTGACAAGGTCAAAAAAAGGCTTCTCCGTCATGCCCGACTTGATCCGGCATCTTTGTATTTCAAATACTTCTGGATTCAGGCCTTCGCCGGAATGACGAGAATCGGACTTTTTGCGAGTCCATCAAACTTTTATTCGATTAATATTTCATAAAACTCTTTATCTCCAGAATAATATTGAGAATTATAAAAAAAATCAGGGAAACACCTTAAAAAGATATTTCCCTGATGGTC contains the following coding sequences:
- a CDS encoding DUF1186 domain-containing protein; its protein translation is MMKNIYLPPVDVLLTHGEKDLEDDWMDYTQFGITEEHIPELIKMATDEELLDAEAGTAEIWATVHACRALGQLKAADAVEPLISLIYRIDEFDDEWMGNDFLQVFPLIGKPSLDPLKKYLADPHNNTYGRVRAAEYIEYIGLKNLELKDECTNIIAAQLDKCMLNDEYLNGILVSLLMDVNATDKIDIIRNAYINERVDDSICGDLEDVEIAFGMRTERATERKSFFSFMEDSDDEESDYDHDNLGFIPQSSPSAPIIKPEKIGRNEPCPCGSGKKYKKCCLK
- the tnpC gene encoding IS66 family transposase gives rise to the protein LYRQSKIFARIGVDIPVSTLASWMVQVAERCRPIIELLRKEILSGPCINIDETTLQVLKEPGRSDQAKSYMWVFRGGPPESPSVIYQYSPTRSGTVAKDFVEGYSGYCQTDGYAGYDCLEKDLGIKLLGCFSHARRYFIKVIDARPKKDKGKAGSPEQALAYIQKLYRIEREATDKNLSAEEIFELRQQKSKPVLDDFKNWLDKRSPQTPPSSLLGRALNYTLSNWDRLIKYIEDGNLKPDNNAAENAIRPFVVGRKNWLFSGHPNGAHASSVLYSLVESAKAAKLEPYAYLKLIFEKIPLAQNEEDYRALLPISVTSQIST